One region of Triticum aestivum cultivar Chinese Spring chromosome 6B, IWGSC CS RefSeq v2.1, whole genome shotgun sequence genomic DNA includes:
- the LOC123137648 gene encoding uncharacterized protein encodes MDDHLAVLARGEGWTEERHAAFLNGVERSFVQEVLVGAAGVSEERRASRRLCHRGPPPAGGRGQLPLDRPLPDSAVESNRRGPSRPAARDAK; translated from the coding sequence ATGGACGATCATCTGGCGGTGCTGGCGCGCGGCGAGGGGTGGACGGAGGAGCGGCACGCGGCGTTCCTCAACGGCGTGGAGCGCTCCTTCGTGCAGGAGGTCCTCGTGGGCGCCGCCGGCGTCAGCGAGGAGCGGCGGGCGTCGCGCAGGCTCTGCCACCGggggccgccgcccgccggcggcCGCGGCCAGCTCCCGCTGGATCGCCCCCTCCCCGATAGCGCCGTGGAGTCCAACCGCCGGGGACCCTCCCGGCCTGCAGCCCGCGACGCAAAATGA
- the LOC123137647 gene encoding E3 ubiquitin-protein ligase At1g63170, with amino-acid sequence MATPRSPGPRGEELLDSAPLLGGGGRRRGALRRPSLRGTARLLRQGGRRAMREPSLLVRETAAEQLEERQADWAYSRPVVALDLLWNLAFILTTAVVLVLSGDESPSVPLRIWVAGYAVQCVLHMVCVAMEYRVRHGQRGGSSTAADEERGTDGSSSSIDDAGESGPHGRIDDFVSVAKHLESANTMFSFIWWIIGFYWVSAGGQVLTHDAPQLYWLCIVFLAFDVFFVVFCVALACIIGIAVCCCLPCIIAILYAVSDQEGASEDDIRQIPKYKFRRMGEPEKQSVTMTESSGGIMIECGTNQPIEKVLAAEDAECCICLSVYDDGAELRELPCGHHFHCACIDKWLHINATCPLCKLNVRKNSSSSGSEEV; translated from the exons ATGGCGACCCCACGATCCCCGGGTCCTCGCGGCGAAGAGCTCCTTGACTCAGCGCCGCtgctcggcggcggtgggcggcgtcgTGGCGCGCTGCGCCGGCCATCGCTCCGTGGGACGGCGCGGCTGCTGCGGCAGGGCGGTCGGCGGGCGATGCGGGAGCCGTCCCTGCTCGTGCGGGAGACTGCGGCGGAGCAGCTAGAGGAGCGCCAGGCCGACTGGGCGTACTCCCGCCCTGTCGTggcactcgacctcctctggaaccTCGCCTTCATCCTCACCACCGCCGTCGTGCTCGTGCTCAGCGGCGACGAAAGCCCGTCTGTGCCGCTCCGTATTTGGGTAGCCGGGTATGCCGTTCAGTGCGTCCTGCACATGGTCTGTGTTGCCATGGAGTATCGTGTGCGTCACGGCCAGCGTGGCGGGTCCTCTACGGCCGCCGACGAGGAGAGGGGCACTGATGGATCATCCTCGTCCATAGACGACGCCGGAGAGAGCGGTCCCCATGGACGCATTGACGACTTCGTCAG TGTGGCAAAACATCTGGAATCTgctaatacaatgttctcctttaTATGGTGGATAATTGGATTTTACTGGGTATCTGCTGGTGGACAAGTTCTTACCCATGATGCACCTCAGCTCTACTG GCTTTGCATCGTCTTTCTGGCATTTGATGTTTTCTTTGTCGTCTTTTGTGTTGCTCTGGCTTGCATCATTGGTATTGCTGTTTGTTGCTGCCTCCCTTGTATCATAGCAATTTTATATGCAGTATCAGATCAG GAGGGAGCTTCTGAAGATGACATTCGCCAAATTCCGAAATACAAATTTCGGAGGATGGGCGAGCCTGAAAAGCAATCTGTCACCATGACTGAATCTTCTGGTGGAATAATGATAGAGTGTGGTACTAACCAACCTATTGAGAAAGTACTTGCAGCTGAAGATGCA GAGTGCTGCATCTGCCTTTCAGTGTATGATGATGGCGCGGAGCTGCGTGAACTCCCTTGTGGCCACCATTTCCACTGCGCTTGCATTGACAAGTGGCTTCACATCAATGCAACTTGCCCTTTGTGCAAGTTGAATGTGCGgaaaaacagcagcagcagtggtAGTGAAGAAGTATAA